A genomic window from Triticum urartu cultivar G1812 chromosome 7, Tu2.1, whole genome shotgun sequence includes:
- the LOC125519665 gene encoding serine/threonine-protein phosphatase 4 regulatory subunit 2-A-like has product MEGAATENSTMPRVAPEAADHAGQAVEGSTVPMVVPEASVDAEQDIERSSVPMVVPEAAVQADQHVEGLTAPVVVPEAAVNADQHVEGSTVPMVVPEAAVNADQRVEGSTVPMVVPEEAVDAEPRVGAVAAPMVMIEADVDADQRADGVAAPMVMTEAAADADHPIKDATTQDRKHGDDDGAVNVTPEEMRAIIEVIAETGKFWHDWSFLKRLLSLQLMQVLGEYSEAQMAIQEDGQQQNSLFRETHSELFSQLNDALLRFEEGPPFTLQRLCEILLDPKGTYTKLSKLALALEKNLLVTSTITKCTEPYPTAHGPNSEGPVITENTGSVDVEPERPAEHPAAVPNGTQYAGGDGDEEMADAEAEGLPGSHDVEMQEEKPDQIPDVNPDANSVTAVACETVNASEKAPDSQS; this is encoded by the exons ATGGAGGGTGCGGCGACGGAGAACTCGACGATGCCCAGGGTGGCTCCGGAGGCGGCTGACCATGCAGGTCAGGCCGTCGAGGGCTCGACGGTGCCCATGGTGGTGCCAGAGGCGTCTGTTGACGCAGAGCAGGATATCGAGCGCTCTTCAGTGCCCATGGTGGTGCCGGAGGCGGCTGTCCAAGCGGACCAGCATGTCGAGGGCTTGACAGCGCCTGTGGTGGTACCAGAGGCAGCTGTCAACGCAGACCAGCATGTCGAGGGCTCGACAGTTCCTATGGTGGTGCCAGAGGCAGCTGTCAATGCAGACCAGCGTGTTGAGGGCTCGACAGTGCCTATGGTGGTTCCAGAGGAGGCGGTCGACGCAGAACCGCGTGTTGGCGCCGTGGCAGCACCCATGGTGATGATTGAAGCAGATGTAGATGCAGATCAGCGTGCTGATGGCGTGGCAGCACCCATGGTGATGACTGAAGCAGCTGCTGACGCGGATCATCCTATCAAGGATGCGACCACCCAGGACAGGAAGCACGG GGATGATGACGGAGCTGTCAATGTTACTCCTGAGGAAATGAGAGCCATCATCGAAGTTATAGCTGAGACGGGGAAGTTCTG GCACGACTGGAGTTTTCTCAAGAGATTGCTGTCTCTCCAATTGATGCAG GTCTTGGGTGAATATTCTGAGGCTCAAATGGCAATCCAAGAGGACGGGCAGCAACAGAATTCCTTATTTAGAGAGACGCACTCAGAGCTGTTTAGCCAGCTCAATGATG CTCTCTTGAGGTTTGAAGAGGGTCCTCCGTTTACACTTCAAAGGCTTTGTGAG ATTTTGTTGGATCCAAAAGGAACATACACAAAATTGTCGAAGCTTGCTTTGGCCTTGGAGAAG AACCTCCTAGTCACGTCTACCATAACTAAGTGTACTGAACCCTACCCTACTGCTCATGGGCCAAATTCAGAAGGACCAGTGATCACAGAAAACACAGGTTCTGTTGATGTAGAGCCTGAAAGGCCGGCAGAGCATCCTGCTGCAGTGCCCAATGGAACACAGTATGCAGGAGGTGATGGTGATGAAGAGATGGCTGACGCAGAAGCGGAGGGGCTGCCTGGTAGCCATGATGTCGAGATGCAGGAGGAGAAGCCTGATCAAATTCCAGATGTTAACCCTGACGCCAACTCAGTTACTGCAGTTGCTTGTGAAACAGTTAATGCCAGTGAAAAAGCTCCAGATTCACAAAGTTGA